One segment of Desulfosudis oleivorans Hxd3 DNA contains the following:
- a CDS encoding class I SAM-dependent methyltransferase, whose product MHEDRTRWNKKYTDREWTAEPSDIVRRFYSLAKPGMALDIGAGTGRNSVFLAEQGFDVVAVDIAEKGLAQMAGAHANLLPVCADLDVFEIPENRFSLIANILFLNRRLFPWIMDGLAPGGVLIFETYIDFPSGRGHRRSRDFCLAENELLYAFAPLHILYYEETQKTTDEGTSRLASLAAVKK is encoded by the coding sequence ATGCACGAGGATCGTACCCGGTGGAATAAAAAATATACGGACCGGGAGTGGACCGCCGAACCCTCGGACATCGTCCGCCGGTTCTATTCGCTGGCAAAACCCGGCATGGCCCTTGATATCGGGGCCGGTACCGGCCGCAATTCGGTTTTTCTCGCCGAACAGGGGTTTGACGTGGTGGCCGTGGACATTGCCGAAAAAGGCCTTGCTCAAATGGCCGGCGCCCACGCCAACCTTCTTCCGGTGTGCGCGGACCTGGATGTTTTCGAGATTCCGGAAAACCGCTTTTCCCTGATTGCAAACATTCTGTTTTTAAACCGGCGGCTGTTTCCCTGGATCATGGACGGCCTTGCGCCCGGCGGGGTCCTGATTTTTGAAACCTATATCGATTTTCCTTCCGGCAGGGGCCATCGCCGGTCCCGTGATTTCTGCCTGGCGGAAAACGAACTGCTTTACGCGTTTGCGCCCCTGCATATTCTGTATTATGAAGAGACGCAAAAAACCACGGACGAGGGAACCAGCCGGCTGGCATCGCTGGCGGCTGTCAAAAAATAA